From Leishmania infantum JPCM5 genome chromosome 21:
caggcacacaggcacacgggGCAGGTACACATGCGTTATCGGGCACCACCATATCCACAGGCGTAGCTGTCGTCTTGTCACACGGCTTACTTGTTCATGTACTGGTTCTCGTTCAGCTGGGTGTTGATGTCCGTCAGCTCCTCGACCTTCATCTCGAAGCGCTCCTGCACTTCCTTCATGATGCCGCCATCCGTGTAGGTGCGGTTCTCGCGCTTGATCTCCTTCTCGTCTGTCGTTATGAAGGCGATTGTCAATCCCTTCGTGCCGAAgcggccggcgcggccgACTCGGTGAAGGTAGCTGTCAGCCTCGGAGGCCATGTCGTACTGCACAACGAGGTTGATGCGGTCAAagtcgacgccgcggccgaAGAGGTCGGTGGCGACCATGATGCGGGTGTTGTTCGCCTTGCAGCTCTCGtacacgcgcaggcgctcctcCTGGCTCATGCGGGAGTGCACGGCCTGCGACGGGAACTtcatctgctgcagctggcggttCAGCGCCTCGCAGCGCTCGACCGAGGATGTGAAGATGATCGCCTGGTTGAACTCCACAACGTCGAGGATCTCCGCCAGCCGGCGCGTCTTCTCCGGCTCCGTGACGTTCATGTAGAACTGCGCCAAGCCATGCAGGGTCAGCTTTGCCCGCTGATCCACGTAAATCTCCGTCGCGTCCTTCATGAACTTCTTCGCCACATCGCGCAGCTCATCCGTCATCGTGGCAGAGAACATCATCACCTGCTTCTCCTTGGGCAGCTTCATGAAGATCTCCTGCACGTCACGGCGCATCTTCACGTCTTCTAGGCAGCGGTCGAACTCATCGACCACAAACCACTTCACGTGCGTCGTGTCAAAGGCCTTGTTCTGGATGAGCGCCTTCATGCGGCCCGGCGTGCCGACGATGATCGCCGGCACCTCCTTCTTCAGCTGCTTCACGTTCTCGTCCTCCGGAATGCCGCCGAAGAAgacgccggtggtggcgtaCGGGAGGTACTTGCTGAAGCGCTTGAACTCCTGCTCGATCTGGTAGGCCAGCTCGCGGGCGTGCACCAGCACGACGGCCTGGCAGTACGGCTTCTGTCCCTGCGGCACCTTCTCCacctgctccagcagcgcaaaGACGAAGACGGCCGTCTTACCCATACCCGACTTCGCCTGGGCGAGAATGTCAGCGCCGAGCATCGCCTTAGGCAGCGCCTGGTGCTGCACCTCCGACGGGTGCTCGAAGCCGTTCTCGCGGATGGCGTTCGCGAGCTCGCTCTTCAGGCAGAAGTCCTGGAAGCCACCGagagcgacggcgctgtggGTGCCCATTCCGACGCCCATCGGCTGTGCCGCCACGACGGTGGTCCTGACATCATCGCCGTCGAAGTCCGCAAGATCGCTGCTCATTATCGCACAATGAAGATGGCACAAGTGAGACGGAAGGAAAAAGGGGTAGAGGGCGGGAGGGGTCGTTGGCGACGGCGTAACGTTTGAAGGTGTTCGTAGTGCTGTTGCTGGTTGTTCTCTTATTCTTCTCGTTCTGGCTACGGTGGTTCTTTTCGTGCGTAGGTAACGACGTGacaggcggtggcgcgttggcgtgcgcgtgtgtgcgcccccACCAAGGGACCGGGGATGAAGACATACATGCATACGcgaagagagacagacagacacagagagaggtaCACATCGAGGGCGTCGATGCACGCGTTGAAACTCTGCGAAGGAAGTAGGGAGCTGGGGACATCGTAAGCGATGGGCATTCGCGGCCGCACAGTCGCCATGTCCGGCCCTTCAGCCCTGCTGGGCGCTGGGGCGAGTTCAAGCAGCACAGAtcggggagagggagggtggggaaggggtgggagCGCGGTCGCATATCTCCTATCATGGGACAACGACCCTTCTACCTTCCATCGCTCCCGCCTTCCTCGTGGAGCTCACCCGTTGAAGGGCCTCCAAGTGGCGTCATCGTACATTTGCCTATCGGCTCACGCGAGGGCAGATGGGGGACTCCGCCTTCGCGCTCTTCGCTGGGCATGCATTTTATAGTCTGTGCTACACTACAAGAGAGAGGTTCAGCCTTCCCACAacatcacgcacacgcccacaccgATCGCACGCACATGGCACACGgataaacacacacacaaacacaaaggCACTCTCACGGCAACGGGGATGAAAAGACAACGGCGACAGGGCAGGTCAGAGGCCGAAAGACGGAAAATGCAGCCACGCGATGCCGCTACCCccgtctccccctcccatGAAAAGGCCGCCTCCCCATCCCCTACGCTGCGCTATCATCGCTGCCcgtgcgtgggtgggtgcCGTGGGCATCGCTTCCGGCGATACAAACGAGAAAAACAGGGAAACACTAAAccgcgaaagaaaaaggcgggAGACGGAGCGAAGAGCGACACGCGAGAAGGTGCGTGCGCATCGacgtggaggggagggcacgtccacacgcacacactaCATGTAAGAACTGGATGCCGTCTTTCTCGTTGTTAAAGCCTACTTCCTAGATATAATCAAGTACAAACAGGGAAGACAGAGGCAACAGAACGGCTGCGGAGCCGAATGCAAGACAAGGAGAGATGAGGAGCCACCGAAGCCGGGAAAttgagcacgcacacgcacacgcacacgcacacgcaccagctctctctccctcacgcaGCGCTGAGAGCGcaaagcaagagagaggggggggaggggcggagtgGCCAGTGCTGGCGGCCACCGTCAGCGACAAGGCAAACATCTTTTCTGCATTgggggaaagggagaggtATGCGCTACGGGAGAGGTGGGGCGGGAGGCACGAAGAGgggagacgcacacgcaggatGGCGTAATAGGTCAACGGCAGCATCTCTGCCCCCCCCGCCAACCTCCTCACTTGGCTCTGTCACGGTAGCCTACCCAGCGTTCTGCAGCCCTCGCAGCCCTCGTTGGCACCCCCtcctgtcgctgccgcgggcGCCGgctacacacgcgcataaaCGTCAATCCTTTTGCCTGCTCGCTTCGTCTTCGCCGGCTCGCCTACGCCGTCACCTGCGGTGCTTTggccgtcgcctcctccgccgcggcagccgcgcgatCGGCGATCAGCTTCTGCGTGTGGGCCTCAACCTGGTCACGCAGCGGGCCGTTCTCGAACTCGAGACGGCGCAGGAAGGCATCCTTGCCGTAATGCGCCATGTACTCGAAGTCGTTGCCATCCAACGCGGAAATATCCTCCACGAGGTACGCCGGGTCGTTGTAGTAGCCGAGCACGTAGTTGGTCAGGATGATCAGGTTCGGGGCCTTGCCTTCCTCCACAAACTTGGGGCCAAGGAACTCGTGGTAGTCGTTGACGCGCGTCATGATCTCGTCGCGCGAAAGGTTCTTGTCGTACGGGGCTAGGAAGCGACGCCACGCGTAGTCATGCAGGTCCTCGTCCGACATCTGGCGGTGCAGCTTCTGCGTGATCACCATGTAGTCCTCGTTCCACGCCAGGTTCCAGTAGTCCCTTACGCGGGTGCTGGCGCACGTGCGACTCAGCAGCGGGAAGGTGGGGAGGTTCATGCTgcgcgcgaggtggcggagcgACTTGCGGCGGATCTGGTAGAACTTCAGAAATCCGTCGTACATCTCAGCGGCCGGGCGCAGCAACTTCGGGTCGCGGCGCACGTTGTTCTTCTCAAACAGGTCGTCCCAGGCGCGCTCCTGCGTCGCGTTCCACGGGTACGCGTGGAAGTCGAAGTACCACTTAGTGTCCATGATGTAGGACGGGGCGCTGCGGTAGCGGTACATGTCCTGCGCCTCACGCCAGGctttcttctcctcctcggtcTTGCAGAAGCATGACGGGGCAAAGGTGTCGCTCGATAGCCAAAAGAAGGCCGGGATGAGTGCGTAGCCGCCGAGGAACAGGCCGAGGCCAAGGCCGTGGCCCATGCGCCAGAGGTCGTGCTTGTAATGCATCAGCTGCGCAAGCTCCTTCTGCGACACCTCCTCGCTAAGATTCATGTCCACCCACATATTCTTGTCCTGAGAGTGGCCACGCTTCCAGTAGTCCGGGGTGTACACCTCAGCCTGCTCATAGAATTCCTGCGGGCCGTGCTTGTACCCACGATTGTAGATCTTCAGCCACGTCGCGAAAGCATCGCGAGACTGGCTGGCGAACAGTGCCAGCCCAGGGACGAAGTTCAGGCAATTCTTCTTGAGGACACTCCACGTTCCCTGCATGATTGCGCTGGATGGGGATGGGAAAGGACGTAACGTAAGTACACGGGATGAGCGGCGCGAGAATAAAAAGAGACGGTATAGAGTCCGAACCGTGGAGGTGAGCTGATCCACAATGAAGCTGAAGTCGAAGAACCGgggaggcgcgcgcacgtatCGGAgtagcggtggtggtgttcaTGTTGACCGCGTATGcggggtgcgtgtgtggatgtgtgcaCGTGGTGAAGAGTTccgcgagggagagggagggagaatagggagggagagcggagaTGCACACAAGGGGTGGTGAGGAAGCAGCATGCGAGAAGGGCAACCGCGGGCATACTGCGAGGTCGAACTAAAACGATGGCCCGGCTACATCGAAACACCCTACGTACGCGCACGAAATGCACAGGAAGGCGATGGTGACGAAACTGCGCCCTGTCACACCAAAAacacccacccccaccacctcaAAACAAGAGAGCGGAGTCGGGTCGAGGCCAGCACGCTCTTCGTGTTCGTCGTGTGGCGCAAGACACCTGCCCTCTTGCTTTGCGCCTTCCGCTGCTTCtaggaggagggaagaacgcctgcctcgtcgctgctgcttgtaCGTCGACAAGCTTTCATCTTGTCTCGGTGTGACATGGTATGtagacggagagagggagggggtgttCTGCTCCGTGTTGCTCGTCGAAGACATGCTCGATGCACAGCCACGATgtgaagaaaaagaaacgatAAACAGCTCAAGAGCGCAAGAGGAGTCTGCTCGGCTTTCGGAAAGGCGGATGCGAGGGGGATGCAGCGGGGAAGAGAACTGTGTACAGGAAAGAAGACGCACGCCTCGATTtcctgcctcctctctctttgcgcCTTTTCTCGAGCCTCGcccgctctctttctctctctctctggatGGCTCTCCCCGCCTTCACTCAGGGTCCGCCTgggcaggcacacgcacacctcgaGCCGACACCGTTATACAGACAAAGACGCGCGCTTCAACAGCTCCGCGTGTGCGACACaccagagagagatgcgagGCCGGCAACGGTCAGCCCGCAGTCGAGGCGGTAGACCGCCAAGGGAAGCTATGGTGGCAGGGAGTTAGCcgagggaaaagagaggtCGAAGGGGGAAGAGCGATGAGAAGTAGGAGGAGGGTGTAGCAACGAACAGAGAGCGTATCGGTGCCCAATGGAAGGAAGGGGAGATAGACAAATCGAGCCATCAGAGTAAGTTGGATGCACCTTAGTGTCTGCACAGAGTCGAGGGGGCCGGGCGAGTGCCGGGGCTGCCGAGGGGGAGCGCCAAAGTGAGAATTACCGTCTGCGAGTTGCCCTCCTTCAGTGTAGCGGATGCGGAAGGaatctgtgtgtgtgtgtgtgtgtgtgtgttctccTGCGCGAGCGAAGGGACGGGCAAGTTGCGCTTGGCGTCGCGGATGTCGCTGCACAAAACGACGCGACGCACAGACATACGCGCACATGTTTCTTCAGCGTTCTTCGAACCGCCCTCGCCTCGTGCGGCGCTGTACGCATCGGTGCATGGGCTTGTTTTGTCTGgcgctcttccctccctcttcctcacgttgtttttttttttccggtcTGCAGTCTTTGTGCACTGTATTGCTCCCGGTAAGCGCTGATACTCTTGGACGATACAGTGCGGCACAgcacgctcctcctcggaGTGAAGACGGATCACACAATGGGCAatggcacacacaaacacacaagcagACCCACACATGAGCACGGGCCCACGACTGCAACAGACGAAGAAAACGCGCCATCATCAAGCGGCTCTCGGTGCGGTCATTAAgtatgtgtgtgagagagagagggcaaaaGGGGAAGCGATGGCATGCGAGAGTTGTCGAATCAGGGCGACAGGTCTCGCGGCTCGTGCAATCACACGGAAGCCGAAGACGGCGAGCTCTGCTGGCTTGCCGTaccgccagcggcaccagcagcggcttccaccgccgccacctcctcgctctcctcttcagcctgctccagcagcgccaccagcatGTCCGCGTTGACCAGCAGGAAGTAGACACTGGCAAACAAACCCGTCCACCACAGCGTCGGCAGCCGCCCACTGCGGTACTGCCGTTCAGCTTCGTGGGCCATGGCCCCATGCGGGTCTacatccgctgccgcctcgcacgGCTTCAGGCAGTATGTCCCGCTGTCTGCCTCAAAGAACTGGCGACGCATCCCCTCCACGTACTCGAGGAGTGCTGGGCACGCGTCCTGCACACGTCGCTGGTGGCCCTTGACACCCGCGGCGGCCTCTCTCAAATCAGCATGCACGAAACTCGATGCGGCCGCGTAC
This genomic window contains:
- a CDS encoding putative RNA helicase gives rise to the protein MHVCLHPRSLGGGAHTRTPTRHRLSRRYLRTKRTTVARTRRIREQPATALRTPSNVTPSPTTPPALYPFFLPSHLCHLHCAIMSSDLADFDGDDVRTTVVAAQPMGVGMGTHSAVALGGFQDFCLKSELANAIRENGFEHPSEVQHQALPKAMLGADILAQAKSGMGKTAVFVFALLEQVEKVPQGQKPYCQAVVLVHARELAYQIEQEFKRFSKYLPYATTGVFFGGIPEDENVKQLKKEVPAIIVGTPGRMKALIQNKAFDTTHVKWFVVDEFDRCLEDVKMRRDVQEIFMKLPKEKQVMMFSATMTDELRDVAKKFMKDATEIYVDQRAKLTLHGLAQFYMNVTEPEKTRRLAEILDVVEFNQAIIFTSSVERCEALNRQLQQMKFPSQAVHSRMSQEERLRVYESCKANNTRIMVATDLFGRGVDFDRINLVVQYDMASEADSYLHRVGRAGRFGTKGLTIAFITTDEKEIKRENRTYTDGGIMKEVQERFEMKVEELTDINTQLNENQYMNK